One genomic window of Pseudanabaena sp. FACHB-2040 includes the following:
- the cruG gene encoding 2'-O-glycosyltransferase CruG: MFAELSTPTWLMALAAVLLVLQLPPLLVLLSRLLQGPGRRPPLQPQSATVDQLGSVSIVVPTLNEAQRIGPCLAGLSRQGYEVREVIVVDSRSTDGTPDLVKQAATRDPRFRLVTDDPLPPGWVGRPWALHTGFLHSSEHSQWILGIDADTQPQPGLVASLLQSATAEQYDLVSLAPQFILKTPGELWLQPALLMTLVYRFGPAGAAAAGAERVMANGQCFLCRRSLLQQLDGYTAARASFCDDVTLARYAAAQGARVGFWDGSQLLKVRMYEGIAETWREWGRSLDLKDAASPGQVWWDLWYLTAVQAMPWLVLPVLLVLAGLGLSLSGPLQGLLWLNLGLIAVRFALQAAIQPSYDFGQTQSRWAFWLAPLADVPAVFRIGLSSMRQPTQWRGRQYAPKLSVEPQ, from the coding sequence ATGTTCGCTGAACTCTCCACTCCAACCTGGTTAATGGCTTTGGCCGCTGTTTTGCTGGTACTACAGCTGCCCCCGCTGCTGGTACTGCTATCTCGTTTACTCCAGGGCCCAGGGCGACGACCACCGCTGCAGCCCCAGTCAGCCACCGTTGATCAGCTAGGCAGCGTCAGCATCGTAGTCCCCACGCTGAATGAAGCTCAACGCATCGGGCCTTGTTTAGCTGGGTTGAGCCGTCAGGGCTATGAGGTGAGAGAAGTCATTGTCGTAGACAGCCGCTCTACCGATGGCACCCCTGATCTGGTAAAACAGGCCGCCACCCGCGACCCCCGTTTTCGCCTGGTCACAGACGACCCGCTCCCCCCCGGCTGGGTAGGGCGGCCCTGGGCCCTGCACACAGGTTTTCTCCACAGCTCCGAACACAGCCAGTGGATTCTAGGCATTGACGCCGATACCCAGCCCCAGCCGGGACTAGTAGCCTCTCTACTGCAGTCTGCCACTGCCGAGCAGTACGATTTGGTGTCGTTAGCTCCCCAATTCATCCTCAAAACCCCCGGTGAACTGTGGCTACAGCCCGCCCTCCTGATGACGCTGGTCTATCGATTTGGGCCAGCCGGAGCAGCAGCGGCTGGAGCCGAACGGGTCATGGCAAACGGCCAGTGTTTTTTGTGCCGCCGTTCGTTGCTGCAGCAGTTAGACGGATACACCGCCGCCCGTGCCTCTTTCTGTGACGACGTGACGCTAGCCCGCTATGCCGCAGCCCAAGGAGCCAGAGTTGGCTTTTGGGACGGCTCTCAACTTCTGAAAGTCCGAATGTATGAAGGTATTGCAGAGACTTGGCGGGAGTGGGGCCGCTCCCTCGATCTCAAAGACGCGGCTTCTCCAGGACAGGTGTGGTGGGACCTCTGGTATCTAACGGCAGTCCAGGCGATGCCCTGGCTGGTGCTGCCGGTGCTGCTGGTATTGGCAGGGCTAGGGTTATCTCTCAGCGGTCCACTGCAGGGTTTACTCTGGCTTAACCTGGGGCTTATTGCCGTGCGCTTTGCCCTCCAAGCAGCTATCCAACCCTCCTACGACTTTGGACAAACTCAAAGCCGTTGGGCCTTTTGGCTTGCCCCCTTAGCCGATGTACCGGCAGTTTTTCGAATTGGCCTTTCTTCTATGCGGCAGCCTACTCAGTGGCGAGGTCGTCAATATGCCCCCAAGCT
- the cruF gene encoding gamma-carotene 1'-hydroxylase CruF produces MRDLLTIERVCLFGHLGSMAFGLAGLLLVMPHPEFLAYVPAGQTMFQWSMAGGGVVYILLGTLTVALHAYRTLGWTALLGFLVPAVGLSLGSELLGTSTGFPFGHYSYLNGLGYKISGLVPFTIPLSWFYLGLSSYLLARNGLQRSGQDSNNAALKIIAAIFLGATLLTSWDFVLDPAMSQTAMPFWHWHQPGAFFGMPYQNFAGWLGTGAIFTAIATLIWQSRSQSCNLSREELNTPLIVYLGNFAFATIMSLAAGFWVPILLGILVGALPAVWCWSRALSASAMETSVAVAVNSSLGAAVTAPSASVSVVTK; encoded by the coding sequence TATGGCCTTTGGTCTGGCTGGGCTGCTTTTGGTGATGCCCCACCCAGAGTTTCTGGCCTATGTACCTGCTGGGCAAACAATGTTCCAGTGGAGCATGGCCGGCGGGGGGGTTGTCTACATTTTGCTGGGCACGCTGACGGTAGCTCTACACGCTTACCGCACCTTAGGCTGGACGGCTCTCCTAGGGTTTTTGGTACCAGCAGTCGGCCTCTCCTTGGGCAGCGAGCTGCTAGGCACCAGCACCGGTTTTCCCTTTGGCCACTACAGCTACCTCAATGGACTGGGCTATAAAATTTCGGGCCTAGTACCGTTTACCATTCCCCTGTCTTGGTTCTACCTGGGCCTCTCTTCCTATCTGCTGGCCAGAAACGGCCTGCAGCGCTCAGGGCAAGATAGCAACAACGCTGCGCTCAAAATCATCGCCGCTATCTTCCTGGGAGCCACCCTGCTAACCTCTTGGGACTTTGTGCTAGATCCAGCGATGAGCCAAACGGCAATGCCCTTCTGGCACTGGCACCAGCCTGGCGCATTTTTCGGCATGCCCTACCAAAACTTTGCTGGCTGGCTGGGTACTGGGGCTATCTTTACTGCGATCGCAACCCTAATCTGGCAAAGCCGCTCTCAAAGCTGCAACCTCAGCCGTGAGGAACTCAACACTCCCCTGATTGTGTATCTCGGTAACTTCGCGTTCGCTACCATCATGAGCCTGGCCGCTGGGTTCTGGGTACCGATTCTGCTAGGTATTTTGGTAGGGGCATTACCCGCTGTGTGGTGCTGGTCGCGTGCGCTGTCTGCATCGGCTATGGAAACTTCAGTGGCAGTGGCAGTCAATAGTTCCCTAGGAGCCGCCGTTACCGCTCCCTCCGCCTCAGTTAGCGTCGTCACCAAATAA